From Humidesulfovibrio mexicanus:
CCATGCGTACCCCGTGCACGCCCGACACAGCCACTTCAAGCACGATGGCGCGCCCGCCTTGCCTGATTTCCGTCAATGGTCTCATAGGAATCCCTCTCTTCTTAAAACGTCGCGCCAAGTTCCACGCCAACCGTAAGCGGCGACGCCATGACCGCCGGCGCCAGCGTTCCGGGCATGAATTGAAAGGCGCGCACCACATAACGCTCATCACCAAGGTTCTTACCCACCAGCGCGGCGTGCCAATGCTCGGCCCTGTAGCCGACCTTGGCGTTCACCAGGGTATACGGGTCCTGTTTGAGCGTGTTCATTTCGTCCAGGTACTTGGTCCCGAAGCGCGTTGCGTCGAAGCCCATGAAAAAGCCGCTTGCGTGCTGGTAGGTGAAGCCGCCACCAAAGCTCGAATCAGCCGTATTGGGGATGTACTTGCCGGAAGGATCGCCGGAGGCCATGGGCTTGTATTCGTCGAACTTCGCGTCCATGAAGCCGCCCTGACCGAATACCGTCAGGCCCGGCAACGGTGCCCACTGGATCTCGGCCTCCATACCCCGGCTGTGGCTTTTGGCCGCGTTCTGCCTTGACTGCACGCCGCCAGCGGTGATGGCCGTCACCTGCATGTCGTCCCAGACGATGCTGAACGCTGCGGCGCTCAAACGCAGGGAACGATCAAAAAGTTCGGCCTTGTATCCCAACTCGTAGGTGAGAGAATACTCAGGAGAAACCACGGGGCTGTCACGCAAGGTGGTGATGTTGGTCTCGTTGGCGGTGAAATCGCCCGAGCGCGAGCCCCTGCTCACGGAAACGTAGGCGGTCTGCCTGTCGGCAAACTCCCAAGAAAGCGATGCGCTGGGCAGCACGCTCGTCCAGCCTTTCGTCATGGCGAAGTCGGCGTTGCTGTCAAGGCTGCGCCATTTGAAGGCCTGGCGTTCGTAGCCCAGACGCAGCCCGCCAGTGAGCTCCCAACCCGGCAGAAAACGCCAGCCTGCCTGCCCGAAGGCTGCGGCGGAATTGTTGCCGATGGACGCTGTGGACGCACCAGTGGCGAATGCGCCCGTGCCGCCGGTGTCATAGTCCGTGTTCTCGTGCAGCAGGAACATGCCCCCAAGCCAACGCCAGGGCCCCTGCCCTTCCGGCGAGGCCACGCGCATCTC
This genomic window contains:
- a CDS encoding TonB-dependent receptor yields the protein MPPHSRNMTTLACLIAAGTMLATFSGSVELALAAEEQDNATRLSPVVVSAQKVQQDLVKVPVSVTALDQQQIEDLGVENLRDLPVLVPNLNMQKFGAHFTEFNYRGIGGVTTMSKTWNVNIDGATLPYVGLDSLYDVERIEVLRGGQGALYGRNTNAGVINVFTPQPSRMLEGKADVSYGSYGEATFKAALGGPINDVLSYRVSGWRSSSDGFITNDMYGKNDADSSWQNGMHLKLRADIDSRTDVTLAGILDEYHGAMGWTNMANGRTYHAQSDEPGLDKGGLSTAMLTVNRDMEMGRFTSITAYSASRYKMLMDMDTSSAALFNLDYKEDFSTLTHEMRVASPEGQGPWRWLGGMFLLHENTDYDTGGTGAFATGASTASIGNNSAAAFGQAGWRFLPGWELTGGLRLGYERQAFKWRSLDSNADFAMTKGWTSVLPSASLSWEFADRQTAYVSVSRGSRSGDFTANETNITTLRDSPVVSPEYSLTYELGYKAELFDRSLRLSAAAFSIVWDDMQVTAITAGGVQSRQNAAKSHSRGMEAEIQWAPLPGLTVFGQGGFMDAKFDEYKPMASGDPSGKYIPNTADSSFGGGFTYQHASGFFMGFDATRFGTKYLDEMNTLKQDPYTLVNAKVGYRAEHWHAALVGKNLGDERYVVRAFQFMPGTLAPAVMASPLTVGVELGATF